The Aureimonas mangrovi genome contains the following window.
TGTAGATCGCATGCGGCGCGCCGCCCGCGTCCAGCGGCGCCGGCCCGTCGCCCGACGGGCTCTTGTCGAGAAGGCCGCAGATCCCCGCGACGATGTCGTCGATATAGGTGAAGTCGCGCAGCGCCCGCCCCTCGTTGAAGAGCTGGATCGGCCGCCCTTCGAGGATGGCCTTGGTGAACGAATAATAGGCCATGTCGGGTCGCCCGAACGGGCCATAGACGGTGAAGAAGCGGAGGCCGGACGCCGGGATGCCGTAAAGCCAGGCGTAGGAGCGCGCCATCAGTTCGTTCGCGCGCTTGCTCGCGGCGTAAAGGGAAACCGGCTGTTCGACGGGATCGTTCTCGGCAAAAGGAACCTTGGCGTTCGTACCATAAACCGAACTCGAGGAGGCGTAGATCAAGTGCGCTGGTGTCGCCGCGCGGCACGCCTCCAGGATGCTGAGAAAGCCGTCGAGATTGGCATCGACATAGGATCGCGGCTGCTCGATCGAATGACGCACGCCGGCCTGCGCGGCTAGATGCACGACCGTCCTGGGCTTCAGTGCCTCGAACAGGGTGCGGACGCCATGGTAGTCTGTCAGGTCAAGGCGTTCGAACGTGAAGTTGGGGTTCGACGAAAGCCGCTCGAGCCGCGCCTTCTTCAGCGCCACGCCATAGTAGTTGTTGAGGTTGTCGAGACCGACGACGCTCCGGCCTTGCTCCAGCAACTTGCCGACCAGATGATAGCCGATGAAGCCGGCGGCGCCGGTGATCAGAACGGGACGTCGATCCATGGGATCACCTGTGTTGCGGCAACCGGGTCCACTCGCGCGCGTGGCGGGTCAGTATTTCATGGGTCGGTAACGGGAGAACAGCGAGGCGAGAGGCCAGCGATTGTCGAGTCCGTGCCAATGCAGGATGCGTGGAGCGAGCAGGCCCGCCTCCCGGCGCCGCGCGCGCTTTGCCATCTTCTGGCGGATTTTGGCGTTGCGCACATTGTATTCGAAGGGAAGCGAATGCAGCGCGACGCCGCTCTGCCAAAGGGCGATACGCAGGGTCGCCTGGTCCTGGCCGTTGGTGCGGTCGCGGTAACGGTGGAAAAGCTCGCGCCACAGAGCCAGAAACGCTTTCGAGGCCGGCGATGCGTCAAACAGCAGAACGCCGCCGTTGTACTCGGGAAACGCGTAAGGAATCGCGGCGTACTCTTCGATAACCTTCGCCCAGCGATCACATTTGCGGCTGTGATCGTGCACCCCGGCGACGTTGAAGCGATCCAGGACGACAAAAACGTCGCGGATATCGCGCACGACCATCGTGTCGCTGTCGAGATAGAGCGTCCGCTCGTAGGGCGAACTGCCGATGTAATCGATCTTGGCACGCTTATGGGTAGGATCGATGATCTCGACCCGATCGACCGCCGGATCATCCGTCGCGATGTCGGTAAAAAGCGTCACCGGCAGGTCGCAATGACGCTTCAACGACCGCGCAGAGAACAAGGCCTCGTCGCGGTAAAACTTTCCGAACGCGATATAGATGACGCCGTCACGGCTCATCTTGGGGCACGATAGCGTTCGTGCCCCAAGGAGCGAACGGGACGGCAGCTATGACGATGGTCGTACTTCGCTGCCATCCCTAGAGCGCTTACTCGACGATGGTTGCGAC
Protein-coding sequences here:
- a CDS encoding SDR family NAD(P)-dependent oxidoreductase, which encodes MDRRPVLITGAAGFIGYHLVGKLLEQGRSVVGLDNLNNYYGVALKKARLERLSSNPNFTFERLDLTDYHGVRTLFEALKPRTVVHLAAQAGVRHSIEQPRSYVDANLDGFLSILEACRAATPAHLIYASSSSVYGTNAKVPFAENDPVEQPVSLYAASKRANELMARSYAWLYGIPASGLRFFTVYGPFGRPDMAYYSFTKAILEGRPIQLFNEGRALRDFTYIDDIVAGICGLLDKSPSGDGPAPLDAGGAPHAIYNIGNNRPVELERFVSLLEDALGQRAVREYLPAQPGDVPATYADITRIERTVGFRPSTSLEEGLARFVAWYRSYEAGARAPARVSSMKPASTSP
- a CDS encoding glycosyltransferase, translating into MSRDGVIYIAFGKFYRDEALFSARSLKRHCDLPVTLFTDIATDDPAVDRVEIIDPTHKRAKIDYIGSSPYERTLYLDSDTMVVRDIRDVFVVLDRFNVAGVHDHSRKCDRWAKVIEEYAAIPYAFPEYNGGVLLFDASPASKAFLALWRELFHRYRDRTNGQDQATLRIALWQSGVALHSLPFEYNVRNAKIRQKMAKRARRREAGLLAPRILHWHGLDNRWPLASLFSRYRPMKY